From the genome of Varibaculum prostatecancerukia, one region includes:
- a CDS encoding vitamin K epoxide reductase family protein: protein MQDVQESLSAGELTFNTDPLSPPPAMRSGRIPRLSSLWIILFSLLGLLASLELWRTEMLHRAQPGRGLGCSLNNVVDCRGAMESAAGHLLFGIPNSIFGMLAFAALLAAGIYLIAGGRVPKWGLFLFIIGTSAGLVAVIFFLATSVFQLHSLCPYCFLTWVATIFLAWLSYALWVRAAATPLRPLGGARRVLVGYWWLGAILSVAVIVAVLFTVFGLEIFRL from the coding sequence ATGCAGGACGTTCAGGAAAGTTTATCTGCAGGTGAACTAACCTTTAACACCGATCCGCTTTCTCCGCCTCCAGCTATGCGCTCCGGGCGTATACCTCGCCTTTCTAGCCTGTGGATTATTTTATTTTCGCTGTTGGGATTGCTAGCTTCTCTAGAACTTTGGCGCACCGAAATGCTTCACCGCGCCCAGCCGGGACGCGGCTTAGGTTGTTCGCTAAACAACGTGGTCGATTGTCGCGGAGCTATGGAATCTGCAGCCGGTCACCTGCTTTTCGGGATTCCCAATTCGATTTTTGGCATGCTGGCGTTTGCGGCTCTCTTAGCGGCAGGTATCTATCTAATAGCTGGGGGGCGGGTGCCGAAATGGGGACTGTTTCTCTTTATCATCGGAACCAGCGCCGGGCTAGTAGCAGTGATTTTCTTCTTGGCAACCTCGGTATTCCAACTACATTCTCTATGTCCCTACTGTTTCTTGACCTGGGTGGCCACGATTTTCTTAGCCTGGCTATCCTATGCGCTTTGGGTGCGAGCAGCGGCTACGCCCCTTCGCCCGCTAGGCGGGGCGCGGCGCGTTCTGGTGGGCTATTGGTGGCTGGGCGCCATCTTGAGCGTTGCAGTTATCGTAGCGGTGCTATTTACAGTTTTCGGGTTAGAGATTTTCCGCCTGTAA
- a CDS encoding AAA family ATPase, which produces MRILKLSFEAVGSFGGKETIDFTKLGTGSGVFLIHGPTGSGKSTILDAIVFALYNDVALESNSSKSRLRSDYAGDNQVSWVQLDFEARGQLYRVWRTPTYDRPKRRGSGTTSQPAQASLWRLSSEDVDPGDAIASQPRTVNEELVSRILPLTKSQFLQTVILPQGAFSRFLRASSDERQEILQQIFGTQIFERMQKEFIDRAHQAQTSAKTESRTIISQLKLFTENWSNLAKSVASSRSELETLRDTQASLPEVLDEDLIKSWEPYYLLPSAHSSEWIAEHTQQVDAAREKYQAALEKKEKAKTLTQDFQELTRLLAAEKQLRERQDQVKSHREKIALHERATRVHTEIKAKQQYQEKLVKTQERLSKNLQAAPAPFTTCQPPADTSGLADLEEKITGQQRKNDNDLGALAPLIERQKKLESLENEAKKARQGYVEHSKAAAQAAKEFTQLLPNLRALLRQQACLEKEQLHLEQARQKQLELRKYEGERQHFLQDFQRFQDETSKLPALEKKVTKAQAAAAEYEREFFVDSSILLADRLQAEEPCPVCGSPTHPHPAHGTASGKHSLSQLTKLRNQLTSAKTTLKEKQEQVTNERNRLRGEIKQLREKYPGNAHSIDRRVAYLQEQAEKLKKLRKRLAELEKQAQKYRDAIQKSANAAKLEKNKVTTALEQIREIKAAIAASGESNDLVARQQTLKREQEKLSSLIKALRETKDALSNLAQAQTRLEQSLREQQFPDASAVQSALLEDEKYQELKREVQTWEDAFKANQVKLQSDRIQKVKQADFVLPDLEALETKANEEAEIFQKKQEKLAKVKEQLKTVEMTVSDLQAETARYLESIRDTSMLITFANLAKGEEGSALRAPLATWVLLDRFEEVLNAANPYLTGISGGRYQLSRTDTESSRRRNQALSLAVTDKFSDKTREISALSGGELFYCSLSLALGLSEVVTAEAGGVEISSMFIDEGFGTLDDTKRAEVMQALKKTSASGRTVGLISHVASLRGEISDQIEVIATKGQGSTLKITGN; this is translated from the coding sequence ATGCGGATTTTAAAACTCAGCTTTGAGGCCGTGGGGTCTTTTGGGGGCAAAGAAACTATTGATTTCACCAAACTCGGTACCGGCTCCGGGGTGTTTTTGATTCATGGCCCCACTGGTTCCGGGAAATCTACGATTCTGGATGCGATTGTTTTCGCCCTCTATAACGACGTAGCCCTGGAATCTAACTCTTCGAAAAGCCGTCTACGCTCCGACTATGCCGGAGATAATCAAGTTAGCTGGGTGCAACTAGATTTCGAGGCACGCGGACAACTTTATCGAGTTTGGCGCACCCCGACATATGATCGCCCCAAACGGCGCGGTTCAGGTACTACCTCCCAACCGGCGCAGGCAAGTCTCTGGCGTCTCAGCAGTGAAGATGTAGATCCCGGGGACGCGATTGCCTCCCAACCTAGAACTGTCAATGAGGAGCTAGTTTCCAGAATCCTCCCGTTGACGAAGTCGCAGTTCTTGCAAACCGTGATTTTGCCGCAAGGAGCATTCTCCCGCTTTTTGCGGGCGTCCTCGGATGAACGGCAAGAGATTTTGCAACAGATTTTTGGCACCCAGATTTTCGAGCGGATGCAAAAAGAATTCATCGACCGCGCCCACCAGGCACAAACTAGCGCCAAAACAGAGTCACGGACAATTATCAGCCAGCTTAAGCTGTTTACCGAGAACTGGAGTAACTTGGCGAAGTCGGTTGCTAGTTCCCGCAGCGAGTTAGAAACTTTACGCGATACCCAAGCCTCTTTACCAGAAGTTTTAGATGAAGATTTGATCAAATCTTGGGAACCTTACTATCTGTTGCCTTCCGCGCACTCTAGCGAGTGGATAGCAGAACATACTCAGCAAGTAGACGCGGCTCGAGAAAAATATCAGGCCGCCTTGGAAAAAAAGGAAAAGGCAAAGACTTTAACCCAAGACTTCCAGGAACTAACTCGCCTGTTAGCCGCAGAAAAACAGCTTCGAGAACGCCAGGATCAGGTAAAAAGCCATCGCGAAAAAATAGCGCTTCATGAACGCGCTACCCGAGTGCATACGGAAATAAAAGCAAAACAGCAGTACCAAGAGAAATTGGTTAAAACCCAGGAGCGGCTGTCAAAAAATTTACAAGCTGCTCCCGCACCTTTTACCACTTGCCAGCCGCCAGCCGATACCAGCGGGTTAGCTGACCTAGAAGAAAAGATAACCGGGCAACAGCGGAAAAACGATAATGACCTGGGGGCACTGGCTCCTCTAATCGAGCGGCAGAAAAAACTCGAGAGCCTGGAAAATGAGGCCAAAAAAGCCCGCCAGGGGTATGTCGAACATTCCAAAGCTGCTGCCCAAGCCGCAAAAGAGTTTACACAGTTACTGCCGAATCTTAGGGCGCTGCTAAGGCAGCAGGCATGCCTAGAAAAGGAACAACTCCATTTAGAGCAGGCGCGACAAAAACAACTGGAGTTGCGTAAATATGAGGGGGAACGCCAACATTTCTTGCAGGATTTCCAGCGTTTTCAGGACGAGACAAGTAAACTTCCGGCCTTAGAGAAAAAGGTGACGAAGGCACAGGCAGCAGCCGCCGAATACGAGCGCGAGTTTTTCGTGGACTCTTCGATTCTTTTAGCTGACCGCCTGCAAGCGGAGGAACCCTGCCCGGTTTGTGGATCACCCACCCATCCCCATCCGGCTCACGGCACCGCTAGTGGCAAGCATTCTCTCAGTCAGCTGACCAAACTCAGAAACCAGCTCACCAGCGCAAAGACCACTTTGAAGGAAAAACAGGAGCAGGTAACAAATGAGCGGAATCGGCTACGGGGCGAAATCAAGCAGCTACGGGAAAAGTATCCGGGAAATGCGCACAGCATTGATCGCCGGGTTGCCTACTTGCAGGAACAGGCTGAAAAACTAAAGAAACTACGAAAGCGGCTAGCAGAGTTAGAAAAGCAGGCTCAAAAGTATCGGGACGCGATCCAAAAGTCGGCTAATGCTGCGAAACTTGAAAAAAATAAGGTCACCACTGCGCTGGAGCAGATCCGGGAGATAAAAGCGGCGATTGCTGCTTCGGGAGAATCTAACGACCTGGTGGCTCGCCAACAAACCCTCAAACGGGAGCAAGAAAAACTTTCTTCTTTGATAAAAGCGCTGCGAGAGACCAAAGATGCCTTGAGCAACTTGGCACAAGCGCAAACCCGTTTAGAGCAGTCCTTACGGGAACAACAGTTTCCCGATGCCTCGGCAGTACAGAGCGCCCTCTTGGAAGATGAGAAATACCAAGAACTAAAGCGCGAGGTACAAACCTGGGAGGATGCGTTTAAAGCCAACCAGGTAAAGCTGCAGTCCGACCGGATTCAGAAGGTAAAACAAGCGGACTTTGTACTGCCGGATTTAGAAGCTTTAGAGACCAAGGCGAACGAGGAAGCAGAGATTTTCCAAAAGAAGCAAGAGAAGCTAGCCAAGGTTAAAGAGCAGCTAAAAACAGTGGAGATGACCGTAAGTGACCTGCAGGCAGAGACCGCCCGGTATTTGGAGTCCATCCGGGACACCTCCATGCTGATTACATTCGCTAATTTGGCGAAAGGCGAAGAAGGGTCCGCGCTAAGAGCGCCTCTGGCTACCTGGGTATTGCTCGATCGCTTCGAAGAAGTGCTAAATGCTGCAAATCCTTATCTAACGGGTATTTCCGGAGGGCGCTACCAGCTTTCTCGCACCGATACCGAGTCTTCCCGTCGTCGTAATCAGGCTTTATCTTTAGCCGTCACCGATAAATTTTCCGACAAAACTCGGGAGATTTCTGCGCTTTCTGGCGGGGAACTATTTTATTGTTCCTTGTCTTTAGCCTTGGGATTATCAGAAGTGGTAACCGCCGAGGCGGGCGGGGTCGAGATCTCTTCTATGTTTATTGATGAGGGCTTTGGCACTCTTGATGACACTAAACGGGCGGAGGTTATGCAGGCTTTGAAGAAAACCTCAGCCTCGGGCAGAACCGTAGGGTTAATTAGCCACGTGGCTTCACTGCGTGGCGAAATTTCTGACCAGATTGAGGTGATTGCCACTAAGGGACAGGGCTCTACCCTCAAAATTACTGGCAACTAG